One region of Wyeomyia smithii strain HCP4-BCI-WySm-NY-G18 chromosome 3, ASM2978416v1, whole genome shotgun sequence genomic DNA includes:
- the LOC129731335 gene encoding sodium-coupled monocarboxylate transporter 1-like isoform X1 has product MADVDEVVSTASEAWLIDSTTATSVAANGYAQSVDELSRSLQRFNWPDYLVFVLMLVSCIFIGIFFGYKDHVKHKNRKTARRDSEALDYLVGGRKMKIFPVAVSLVASWISGISLLGTSTEIYVYGTQYCYIVFAIILMGFVMHYIFLPVFHDLQITSAYEYLQLRFDKRMRLLGSLLFTLALLLWLPIVVYVPALAFNQVSGVNIHVITPIVCLVCIFYTSVGGVRAVVWTDVIQTAIMVGAMIIVIVKGTIDVGGLGVVIERNSIGQRFDKPDFDFDPTTRNTFWNLFIGGTFFWTSTNAINQNMLQRYLALPTLGAARKALVFFMVGTTAVLALCCYNGLLIFAMHHDCDPLSTGLAKAKDQLVPLLVMEVLAIYPGLAGLFVAGIFSAALSSLSTGLNSLSAIVLEDFCKPFVKRPLSETQTRYLMRATVLIFGALAVVLVVVVEKMGAVLQLSMSLGPVTLGPLFGLFLMGIFIPRINGTCAIIGTIGGLITMGYIVIRSQISIALGEIVFAEKPVTVAGCAYDFTPLNKTSSFPADSSQMTVEKSFHHVSFLYYTMIGSLVPTIIGYLFSVVMSFTIGYRPEDMYIDPLLLAPFLRKYHQSTKVKNMAEVLHEFETKDIQL; this is encoded by the exons ATGGCCGATGTGGACGAAGTAGTATCGACAGCTTCCGAAGCCTGGTTGATCGATTCAACTACCGCGACCTCCGTTGCTGCAAACGGTTACGCGCAGAGTGTGGATGAATTGAGCCGGTCACTGCAGCGATTTAACTGGCCAGACTATTTGGTGTTTGTGCTGATGttagttagttgcatttttataGGAATCTTTTTCGGTTACAAAGATCATGTTAAgcacaaaaatcgaaaaactgcTCGGCGGGATTCAGAAGCTCTCGATTATTTGGTTGGTGGGAGAAAGATGAAAATTTTTCCCGTGGCGGTTTCTCTAGTGGCCAG CTGGATTTCAGGAATTTCATTATTGGGAACTTCCACGGAGATCTACGTATATGGAACACAATACTGTTATATAGTATTTGCCATAATACTGATGGGATTTGTGATGCATTATATATTTCTTCCCGTGTTTCACGACTTGCAGATAACTTCAGCCTATGAG TACTTACAGCTGCGATTTGATAAGCGGATGAGACTATTAGGGTCATTATTGTTTACTTTGGCTTTG CTTCTATGGCTCCCGATAGTTGTCTACGTCCCAGCGTTGGCATTTAACCAAG TGTCTGGAGTTAATATTCATGTCATTACGCCAATTGTTTGTCTAGTATGCATATTCTATACTAGTGTG GGCGGTGTAAGAGCTGTAGTGTGGACGGATGTCATACAGACAGCTATCATGGTTGGCGCGATGATTATCGTTATCGTGAAAGGAACCATAGATGTCGGAGGGCTTGGTGTGGTTATTGAAAGGAACTCTATAGGACAGCGGTTTGACAAACCAGA TTTCGATTTTGACCCAACGACTAGAAATACATTTTGGAATCTCTTTATTGGTGGAACATTCTTCTGGACGTCTACCAACGCAATCAATCAGAACATGCTTCAACGGTATCTAGCACTTCCCACGTTAGGTGCTGCGCGGAAAGCTTTAGTCTTTTTCATGGTAGGAACAACGGCTGTTTTGGCACTATGCTGTTATAACGGTCTCTTGATCTTTGCAATGCATCATGACTGCGATCCTCTCAGTACCGGTCTAGCCAAGGCGAAAGATCAGTTAGTGCCATTGCTCGTCATGGAAGTTCTAGCCATTTACCCAGGCCTAGCGGGACTTTTCGTTGCTGGTATTTTCAGCGCAGCGCTGAGTTCCTTGTCTACGGGTCTAAATTCACTCTCTGCTATTGTGTTGGAAGATTTTTGTAAACCATTCGTAAAACGTCCTTTAAGTGAAACGCAAACTCGATACTTAATGAGAGCGACAGTTTTAATCTTCGGAGCCTTAGCAGTAGTTTTGGTGGTGGTAGTTGAGAAGATGGGAGCAGTTCTACAACTGTCTATGAGCTTGGGACCAGTTACACTAGGACCGCTTTTTGGACTATTTTTGATGGGAATATTTATTCCACGCATTAATGGAACG TGCGCCATAATTGGAACTATTGGCGGATTGATAACGATGGGTTACATTGTAATTCGCTCGCAAATTTCGATCGCGCTAGGAGAGATTGTGTTCGCTGAGAAACCGGTGACGGTTGCTGGTTGTGCGTATGATTTCACTCCGCTAAACAAAACTTCCTCTTTCCCTGCCGACAGCTCTCAAATGACGGTGGAAAAATCGTTCCACCACGTGTCATTTCTCTACTACACCATGATAGGATCATTAGTACCTACCATTATAGGTTATCTCTTTTCGGTTGTTATGAGCTTCACTATCGGATACCGACCGGAGGACATGTACATTGATCCTCTTCTATTAGCACCGTTTTTGCGCAAATATCATCAATCAACTAAGGTGAAAAACATGGCAGAAGTATTACATGAGTTTGAAACGAAAGATATTCAGCTTTGA
- the LOC129731335 gene encoding sodium-coupled monocarboxylate transporter 1-like isoform X2, which produces MADVDEVVSTASEAWLIDSTTATSVAANGYAQSVDELSRSLQRFNWPDYLVFVLMLVSCIFIGIFFGYKDHVKHKNRKTARRDSEALDYLVGGRKMKIFPVAVSLVASWISGISLLGTSTEIYVYGTQYCYIVFAIILMGFVMHYIFLPVFHDLQITSAYEYLQLRFDQRMRIFGSILFTVACLLWMPIVIYVPALAFNQVTGINIHTITPIVCLICIFYTSVGGLKAVIWTDVVQSGVTLGALLVVLIKGVIDVGGPAVIWERNFGSSRIEAPNFDPNPTIRHSAWTILIGGTIWYSYGVSCSQDMIQRFLSLPTLNDARKACRGFICGLLLTFSVLFCLGMVIYATYYDCDPLSTNLAKAKDQLVPLFVMEVFKDYPGAAGIFVAGIFSAALSSLSSALNALAAISYEDFCKPYFGKNLSETQIGYVLRGSVVLFGAISVVFIYIVEHLGAVMQLTMTLSSTAGGPLFGLFVMGIMMPWVTASGALYGGISGLLSMCYLCFRSQASLATGEIIYSSKAVTVSGCTYQFTSSANPEPTFDEMEKSLHHVSYLYFTLFGTCVSCTVGSIISVLQKKDDSNQKDSKLFAPFIRRFVSKKTKKAEQTPLNEYPLNNKTNEDIRQPE; this is translated from the exons ATGGCCGATGTGGACGAAGTAGTATCGACAGCTTCCGAAGCCTGGTTGATCGATTCAACTACCGCGACCTCCGTTGCTGCAAACGGTTACGCGCAGAGTGTGGATGAATTGAGCCGGTCACTGCAGCGATTTAACTGGCCAGACTATTTGGTGTTTGTGCTGATGttagttagttgcatttttataGGAATCTTTTTCGGTTACAAAGATCATGTTAAgcacaaaaatcgaaaaactgcTCGGCGGGATTCAGAAGCTCTCGATTATTTGGTTGGTGGGAGAAAGATGAAAATTTTTCCCGTGGCGGTTTCTCTAGTGGCCAG CTGGATTTCAGGAATTTCATTATTGGGAACTTCCACGGAGATCTACGTATATGGAACACAATACTGTTATATAGTATTTGCCATAATACTGATGGGATTTGTGATGCATTATATATTTCTTCCCGTGTTTCACGACTTGCAGATAACTTCAGCCTATGAG TATTTGCAGTTACGATTCGATCAACGGATGAGAATTTTTGGGTCAATTCTATTCACCGTGGCTTGT CTACTATGGATGCCAATCGTTATTTACGTTCCTGCTTTAGCATTTAATCAAG TTACCGGTATAAATATCCATACGATAACGCCAATTGTGTGTTTAATATGTATATTCTACACCAGTGTG GGTGGCTTGAAAGCAGTCATTTGGACAGATGTTGTTCAGTCTGGAGTCACTTTGGGTGCTCTTTTGGTGGTGCTGATCAAGGGTGTAATCGATGTTGGCGGCCCGGCAGTAATTTGGGAACGAAATTTTGGTAGCAGCCGCATTGAGGCGCCTAACTTTGATCCGAACCCAACAATTCGACATTCAGCTTGGACCATCCTGATTGGTGGTACGATTTGGTATTCGTACGGAGTATCCTGCAGCCAGGACATGATTCAACGGTTTCTGTCACTGCCAACATTGAATGATGCCAGGAAGGCTTGCCGGGGATTTATTTGTGGCTTGCTGTTAACCTTTTCGGTGTTATTCTGCCTAGGAATGGTAATCTACGCCACATATTACGATTGCGATCCACTAAGCACTAAT ttgGCAAAAGCCAAAGACCAGCTTGTACCACTATTTGTAATGGAAGTATTCAAAGATTATCCAGGGGCTGCAGGAATTTTTGTAGCTGGAATATTTAGTGCTGCACTCAGTTCATTGTCATCAGCATTGAATGCCTTAGCAGCCATTTCTTATGAAGACTTTTGCAAACCATATTTCGGAAAAAATCTCTCAGAAACTCAAATTGGTTATGTACTTCGGGGATCTGTGGTGTTATTTGGAGCCATTTCGGTAGTTTTTATTTACATTGTCGAGCATCTTGGTGCAGTGATGCAGCTAACAATGACACTTAGCTCAACTGCAGGTGGTCCTTTGTTTGGACTTTTTGTAATGGGTATTATGATGCCATGGGTTACAGCTTCG GGAGCATTGTATGGAGGGATTTCGGGTCTACTTTCAATGTGCTACCTCTGTTTTCGATCACAAGCGTCACTTGCTACGGGCGAGATTATTTATTCTAGTAAAGCGGTAACGGTTTCAGGTTGCACTTATCAATTTACAAGTTCTGCTAATCCAGAACCAACATTTGACGAGATGGAGAAGTCGCTCCATCACGTGTCATATCTTTATTTCACTCTTTTTGGAACTTGTGTGTCTTGTACCGTTGGGTCAATAATAAGTGTATTGCAGAAGAAGGATGACAGCAATCAAAAGGATTCGAAGTTATTTGCGCCATTTATTAGAAGATTCGTATCGAAGAAGACTAAGAAGGCCGAACAAACCCCATTGAATGAATATCCActtaataataaaacaaatgaaGATATCCGTCAACCCGAATAA
- the LOC129728460 gene encoding phenoloxidase-activating factor 2-like isoform X1, whose protein sequence is MRCRLCALVILLQFVVTISAREKRKCIGGLCIPPELCRPVNTNVYDEIHLEFFSFDRSSSNECRRGNLKCCPYERIVRAPETEAPDENEMVCAARNNNGVGNFIYHDKSKAKYGEFPWMAFVYTVQAEYEIYLCGGTLIQSKVVLTIAHCVEGKHPDQLRVRFGEWDLEDMIEIYPPQDRAVHKMVIHPHFYGELLQNDIAILFIDDHVWFTEVVGAVCMPPQNSNFDDKRCVFSGWGEDVNGRNSSILKRTKLPIVPRGQCQKALRKQLNDRYFQLHEGFLCAGGESGKDACKGDGGSPLVCRIPNSENQYYLVGIVAFGAECGAHGVPGVYVNVPYYRDWIDGEISRMYHVDIFVN, encoded by the exons ATGCGCTGTCGATTGTGTGCACTGGTGATCCTGTTGCAGTTTGTTGTAACAATATCAGCCAGAGAGAAACGG AAATGTATCGGCGGACTTTGTATCCCACCAGAATTATGCCGACCCGTCAATACCAACGTATACGACGAAATCCATCTGGAATTCTTCAG TTTCGATCGTTCCAGCTCCAACGAGTGCCGACGCGGAAATCTAAAATGTTGTCCATATGAGCGGATTGTACGAGCACCG GAGACCGAGGCGCCAGATGAAAATGAGATGGTGTGCGCTGCGAGAAACAACAACGGGGTTGGCAACTTCATTTACCACGACAAATCGAAGGCTAAATACG GTGAATTTCCCTGGATGGCTTTCGTTTACACAGTACAAGCTGAGTATGAAATCTATCTCTGTGGTGGAACACTTATTCAGTCCAaagttgtgcttacgattgccCATTGCGTTGAAGGTAAACATCCAGATCAGCTGCGCGTGCGTTTTGGCGAGTGGGATTTGGAGGATATGATCGAAATTTATCCACCACAGGACCGAGCCGTGCACAAAATGGTAATCCATCCACACTTTTACGGTGAATTATTGCAGAATGACATTGCCATACTGTTCATCGATGATCATGTTTGGTTTACCGAAGTCGTCGGAGCGGTGTGCATGCCACCGcaaaattccaattttgacgATAAACGGTGTGTTTTTTCCGGCTGGGGTGAGGATGTCAACGGTCGAAATTCATCGATTCTTAAACGAACAAAATTACCCATAGTCCCTAGAGGCCAGTGTCAAAAGGCTTTACGTAAGCAACTTAATGATCGGTATTTTCAACTACACGAAGGTTTTCTTTGTGCTGGAGGGGAATCCGGCAAAGATGCCTGTAAAGGTGATGGAGGTTCGCCGCTTGTTTGCAGGATACCAAACTCAGAAAATCAGTACTACCTCGTGGGAATAGTAGCATTCGGAGCAGAGTGCGGGGCGCACGGGGTGCCTGGAGTGTATGTAAATGTTCCTTACTATCGTGATTGGATTGACGGAGAGATTTCAAGAATGTATCACGTCGACATATTTGTGAACTGA
- the LOC129728460 gene encoding phenoloxidase-activating factor 2-like isoform X2, translated as MRCRLCALVILLQFVVTISAREKRKCIGGLCIPPELCRPVNTNVYDEIHLEFFSSNECRRGNLKCCPYERIVRAPETEAPDENEMVCAARNNNGVGNFIYHDKSKAKYGEFPWMAFVYTVQAEYEIYLCGGTLIQSKVVLTIAHCVEGKHPDQLRVRFGEWDLEDMIEIYPPQDRAVHKMVIHPHFYGELLQNDIAILFIDDHVWFTEVVGAVCMPPQNSNFDDKRCVFSGWGEDVNGRNSSILKRTKLPIVPRGQCQKALRKQLNDRYFQLHEGFLCAGGESGKDACKGDGGSPLVCRIPNSENQYYLVGIVAFGAECGAHGVPGVYVNVPYYRDWIDGEISRMYHVDIFVN; from the exons ATGCGCTGTCGATTGTGTGCACTGGTGATCCTGTTGCAGTTTGTTGTAACAATATCAGCCAGAGAGAAACGG AAATGTATCGGCGGACTTTGTATCCCACCAGAATTATGCCGACCCGTCAATACCAACGTATACGACGAAATCCATCTGGAATTCTTCAG CTCCAACGAGTGCCGACGCGGAAATCTAAAATGTTGTCCATATGAGCGGATTGTACGAGCACCG GAGACCGAGGCGCCAGATGAAAATGAGATGGTGTGCGCTGCGAGAAACAACAACGGGGTTGGCAACTTCATTTACCACGACAAATCGAAGGCTAAATACG GTGAATTTCCCTGGATGGCTTTCGTTTACACAGTACAAGCTGAGTATGAAATCTATCTCTGTGGTGGAACACTTATTCAGTCCAaagttgtgcttacgattgccCATTGCGTTGAAGGTAAACATCCAGATCAGCTGCGCGTGCGTTTTGGCGAGTGGGATTTGGAGGATATGATCGAAATTTATCCACCACAGGACCGAGCCGTGCACAAAATGGTAATCCATCCACACTTTTACGGTGAATTATTGCAGAATGACATTGCCATACTGTTCATCGATGATCATGTTTGGTTTACCGAAGTCGTCGGAGCGGTGTGCATGCCACCGcaaaattccaattttgacgATAAACGGTGTGTTTTTTCCGGCTGGGGTGAGGATGTCAACGGTCGAAATTCATCGATTCTTAAACGAACAAAATTACCCATAGTCCCTAGAGGCCAGTGTCAAAAGGCTTTACGTAAGCAACTTAATGATCGGTATTTTCAACTACACGAAGGTTTTCTTTGTGCTGGAGGGGAATCCGGCAAAGATGCCTGTAAAGGTGATGGAGGTTCGCCGCTTGTTTGCAGGATACCAAACTCAGAAAATCAGTACTACCTCGTGGGAATAGTAGCATTCGGAGCAGAGTGCGGGGCGCACGGGGTGCCTGGAGTGTATGTAAATGTTCCTTACTATCGTGATTGGATTGACGGAGAGATTTCAAGAATGTATCACGTCGACATATTTGTGAACTGA